From a region of the Tenggerimyces flavus genome:
- a CDS encoding sensor histidine kinase translates to MRTVFYGDAIALAVGLAAFWWFARRFRQRQREIVGRERARIAQDLHDQLGHDLNLIALSAGTLKLTVPDEHRSAAHEVRARAAAAVERLGEVVGVLRTDDTAALVDGARRAGLDVSLDAEPGADGPVARRVVQEALTNAVKHAPGAPVIVRVRRSEVRVTNGLPGLTERVEAAGGELAYGAGGGGFHLTARVPATPPPEPNGPRLGRLACAAVAVPLAVTALIGVGTRAWEAHQLSATVLDAAAYEALTVGQASAHPDGCVRHAITANPFADRYGDTYQLCFAAGRLVSKQVSAA, encoded by the coding sequence GTGCGGACAGTGTTCTACGGGGATGCGATCGCACTGGCGGTGGGCCTGGCGGCGTTCTGGTGGTTCGCCCGCCGGTTTCGGCAACGACAGCGGGAGATCGTGGGGCGGGAACGGGCCCGCATCGCGCAGGACCTGCACGACCAGCTCGGCCACGACCTCAACCTGATCGCGTTGTCCGCTGGCACGTTGAAGCTCACCGTGCCCGACGAGCACCGGTCGGCCGCGCACGAGGTCCGCGCCCGAGCCGCCGCCGCGGTCGAACGGCTCGGCGAGGTGGTCGGCGTTCTGCGTACGGACGACACGGCTGCCCTCGTCGACGGCGCGCGAAGGGCCGGGCTCGACGTCAGCCTCGACGCCGAGCCCGGGGCGGACGGCCCGGTCGCGCGCCGGGTCGTGCAGGAGGCGCTGACGAACGCGGTCAAGCACGCGCCGGGCGCGCCGGTCATCGTACGAGTCCGCCGGAGCGAAGTCAGGGTGACGAACGGCCTTCCAGGGTTGACCGAACGCGTCGAAGCCGCGGGCGGCGAGCTCGCGTACGGAGCCGGCGGCGGCGGCTTCCACCTCACCGCGCGCGTTCCCGCCACCCCGCCGCCGGAGCCGAACGGGCCGCGACTCGGGCGGCTCGCGTGCGCCGCCGTCGCCGTACCCCTCGCCGTCACCGCGCTGATCGGTGTCGGCACCCGAGCCTGGGAAGCCCACCAGCTCAGCGCGACCGTGCTCGATGCCGCCGCGTACGAGGCCCTCACAGTCGGCCAGGCCAGCGCTCACCCAGACGGCTGCGTGCGTCACGCGATCACGGCCAACCCGTTCGCTGACCGCTACGGCGACACCTACCAGCTCTGCTTCGCGGCAGGCCGACTCGTCTCCAAGCAGGTGAGCGCCGCGTGA
- a CDS encoding response regulator, with protein MIRVLVADDEPMVRRGVHSVLATAPDLEVVAEAADGRQAVDLAHRHRPDVAVLDIRMPRVDGLRAAAEIRRTVPATGVVMLTTFGEDDNILRALGDGAAGFLVKSGEPEELIAGVRAVAGGAAYLSPTVAARVVHHLTAGGAGGATARRRVAALTPRERGVLAFLAAGSTNGQIARRLGVVEGTVKAHVSAVLTRLGVGNRAAAAVVAYEAGLLPEEQQARGDHGGAEGRARDHVVRIVDAGDDAGERHQQAQR; from the coding sequence GTGATCCGCGTCCTTGTCGCCGACGACGAGCCGATGGTCCGCCGCGGCGTGCACTCCGTTCTCGCGACGGCGCCCGACCTCGAGGTGGTCGCCGAGGCCGCCGACGGCCGGCAGGCGGTCGACCTCGCCCACCGGCACCGCCCCGACGTCGCCGTCCTCGACATCCGCATGCCCCGCGTCGACGGCCTCCGCGCCGCCGCCGAGATCCGCCGGACCGTCCCGGCGACGGGCGTGGTGATGCTGACGACGTTCGGCGAGGACGACAACATCCTGCGCGCGTTGGGCGACGGCGCCGCGGGCTTCCTGGTCAAGTCGGGCGAGCCGGAGGAGCTCATCGCCGGTGTCCGCGCGGTGGCTGGCGGCGCCGCGTACCTCTCACCGACGGTCGCCGCCCGCGTCGTCCACCACCTCACCGCCGGGGGAGCGGGCGGCGCGACCGCCCGCCGGCGCGTCGCCGCGCTCACGCCGCGGGAGCGCGGGGTGCTCGCGTTCCTCGCCGCCGGCTCGACCAACGGGCAAATCGCCCGCCGCCTCGGGGTGGTCGAGGGAACGGTGAAAGCGCACGTCAGCGCCGTCCTGACCCGGCTCGGCGTCGGCAACCGGGCCGCCGCGGCCGTCGTCGCGTACGAGGCCGGGCTGCTTCCCGAGGAGCAGCAAGCCCGCGGCGACCACGGCGGCGCCGAGGGCCGCGCCCGCGACCACGTCGTGCGGATAGTGGACGCCGGCGACGACGCGGGCGAGCGCCACCAGCAGGCCCAGCGGTAG
- a CDS encoding bleomycin resistance protein, translated as MIENLKKQAKQLLRWHRQGYHPVAQRLRIALPRYASVSDGEILAAPFTLAQAQELLAREHGFDSWAALVAEGNAMSESTTSQATPALVAAYPQLFVRNVTASCAFFAERLGFEVAYKYGDPPFYALVRRGGAALNLRFTDRPVFDRETLVHDSLLAANIPVTGVKELFLEYQAAGVELVQPLRPQPWGTSDFIVADPDGNLLCFAEVA; from the coding sequence ATGATCGAGAACCTCAAGAAGCAGGCCAAGCAGCTGCTGCGCTGGCACCGGCAGGGCTATCACCCGGTGGCGCAGCGCCTCCGGATCGCGCTGCCGCGGTACGCGTCGGTGAGCGACGGGGAGATCCTCGCCGCCCCGTTCACGCTCGCCCAGGCGCAGGAGCTGCTCGCCCGCGAGCACGGGTTCGACAGCTGGGCGGCGCTCGTGGCCGAAGGGAACGCCATGTCCGAGTCCACCACCTCCCAGGCGACGCCAGCACTCGTCGCCGCCTACCCGCAGCTGTTCGTGCGGAACGTCACCGCGTCCTGCGCGTTCTTCGCCGAACGCCTCGGCTTCGAGGTCGCGTACAAGTACGGCGACCCGCCGTTCTACGCCCTCGTCCGCCGCGGCGGCGCCGCGCTCAACCTCCGCTTCACCGATCGACCGGTCTTCGACCGCGAGACGCTCGTGCACGACAGCCTGCTCGCGGCCAACATCCCGGTGACCGGGGTGAAGGAGCTGTTCCTCGAGTACCAGGCGGCCGGCGTCGAGCTGGTTCAACCGCTGCGACCGCAGCCTTGGGGCACGAGCGACTTCATCGTCGCCGATCCCGACGGCAACCTGCTCTGCTTCGCCGAGGTGGCCTAG